In a genomic window of Pedobacter sp. KBS0701:
- a CDS encoding ABC-F family ATP-binding cassette domain-containing protein, producing the protein MSTLIAAEGLGHGYHDEWLFKNLTLGINSGQRVALVGINGAGKSTLLKLLAERFPPLEGKIVKNKSVKIGFLDQEPQFTEGYSISDHIFSLENKQQQLIKEYEELIEDPNPDEKTLNRLYEELSEHNAWEYEHEIKTILNRMGITHLQQKIATLSGGQKKRLALAKLLIEDPEILVLDEPTNHLDIDTIEWLEKLLTTGQKTILLVTHDRYFLDNVCNTIVELDRGKIFNYNGNYAYYLEKKSEREALDATVQHKNQQLLKKELEWMRRMPQARGTKSNARINAFYDLEEKTKKKSDNQSISLQMKMSRQGGKIIEVEHIAKAFDGRPIINDFSYTFKKGDRIGLAGKNGTGKSTLLNIITSQLKPDAGTVDTGETTVFGYYKQGGLTFDPKERVIDIVKSDAEYIKMADGSVITASALLTLFLFPPKKQHGMVEKLSGGEKKRLNLMKVLMQNPNFLILDEPTNDLDIDTLNVLEEFLENFPGILMLVSHDRYLLDKMSDQLFIMEGEGVVKIYNGNYSEYRLSLEQPKAKTETKKTSAPVMEQVPVKAAKKLSFKEQKELEDSERGMVEAETKIANLTKALNNIDASDYVKIQEISSEIENIQIELDEYTMRWLELSE; encoded by the coding sequence TTGAGCACACTAATTGCGGCAGAAGGCTTAGGACATGGTTATCATGACGAATGGCTGTTTAAGAATTTAACCTTGGGTATTAACTCTGGTCAGCGCGTTGCGTTGGTTGGTATTAATGGTGCGGGTAAGAGTACACTTTTGAAATTACTGGCAGAAAGGTTCCCTCCGCTTGAAGGTAAAATTGTAAAAAATAAATCTGTTAAAATTGGTTTTTTAGATCAGGAACCCCAGTTTACCGAAGGTTATTCCATCAGTGATCATATTTTTTCTCTGGAGAATAAACAACAACAGTTGATCAAGGAATATGAGGAGTTAATTGAAGATCCCAATCCTGATGAGAAAACCCTTAACCGTTTGTATGAAGAGTTAAGCGAGCATAACGCCTGGGAATATGAGCATGAGATCAAGACCATTTTAAATAGAATGGGCATCACTCATCTTCAGCAGAAAATAGCAACCCTATCCGGCGGACAAAAGAAACGCTTAGCTCTGGCCAAACTTTTGATTGAAGATCCGGAAATTTTAGTACTTGATGAACCTACCAACCATCTGGATATTGATACCATTGAGTGGCTTGAAAAATTATTAACCACCGGACAAAAAACGATTCTGTTGGTTACCCACGACAGGTACTTTTTAGATAACGTATGCAATACGATTGTAGAACTGGACAGAGGTAAAATTTTCAATTATAATGGAAACTACGCTTATTACTTAGAAAAGAAATCGGAAAGGGAAGCCTTAGATGCAACGGTTCAACACAAGAACCAACAGCTATTAAAGAAAGAATTGGAGTGGATGCGACGCATGCCACAAGCTCGTGGAACTAAATCTAACGCCAGAATCAATGCTTTTTATGATTTAGAGGAAAAAACAAAGAAAAAGTCTGACAATCAGAGTATTAGCCTTCAAATGAAGATGTCTCGCCAGGGTGGGAAAATTATTGAAGTAGAACATATTGCAAAAGCATTTGATGGCCGTCCTATCATTAATGATTTTAGTTATACTTTTAAAAAAGGCGACAGAATTGGTTTAGCAGGAAAAAATGGAACTGGAAAATCTACCCTTTTAAATATTATTACCAGTCAACTTAAACCAGATGCCGGAACAGTTGATACCGGTGAAACAACAGTTTTTGGTTATTACAAACAAGGTGGTTTAACTTTCGATCCAAAAGAAAGGGTAATTGACATTGTAAAGTCAGATGCCGAATATATCAAAATGGCTGATGGTTCTGTGATTACTGCTTCTGCCCTATTAACCTTATTTCTCTTTCCGCCAAAGAAACAACATGGCATGGTAGAGAAGTTAAGTGGTGGTGAGAAGAAACGTTTGAACCTAATGAAAGTGTTGATGCAGAATCCAAATTTTTTGATTTTGGATGAGCCTACAAATGATCTTGACATTGATACTTTAAATGTACTCGAAGAATTTTTAGAAAACTTCCCCGGTATTTTAATGTTGGTTTCTCACGACAGGTACCTGCTCGATAAAATGAGCGATCAACTGTTTATCATGGAAGGCGAAGGTGTTGTTAAAATTTACAATGGTAACTATTCAGAATACCGCCTAAGTTTAGAACAGCCAAAAGCGAAAACAGAAACCAAGAAAACCTCAGCCCCTGTTATGGAACAAGTTCCAGTTAAAGCTGCAAAAAAATTAAGTTTCAAAGAGCAGAAAGAATTAGAAGATAGTGAAAGAGGTATGGTAGAAGCAGAAACTAAAATTGCAAATCTTACCAAAGCCCTAAATAATATAGATGCTAGCGACTATGTTAAAATTCAGGAAATTTCAAGTGAGATTGAAAATATACAAATTGAACTGGATGAATACACCATGCGTTGGTTAGAGCTTTCAGAATAA
- a CDS encoding DUF4175 family protein, with protein sequence MVSNNYNELLRKIDEFIRKFYLNKILRGSIYAAAILLALYLIVFLSLYYLNPTAGFKTFVFFTYLLIGLLLVGFLIIKPLLAMLKLGKRLTFDEASVIIGNHFSDIKDKLLNTLQLHRLSENQPNNNHLIIASIDQKILELKPVPFYTAVSINDNKKYLKYLFIPLSIILFIAIIAPAILREGTNSFFKYDEYIAPKAPFSFAVLNKNLTVTQGDDITINLKLSGDELPAEIYVEDGKNTYKLQKENISKFNYSIKNIQSDKKLVFKGGGFSSSGFTLTVKPRPELLNATATLNFPAYLGKKTEQVANVGDMLLPEGTRVTWNFKTGQSSSILFILNGIENNLKVEDNESAFNATIKNNSKYSITPKNQYVTLRDSLSHQITVVKDQAPGITVEGKPDSVSNKALYFSGQVTDDYGFSRLSFKYNIKENNRIVGSFNKNIAIKSNVTENTFFYFWDLKTASAKPGQEIEYYFEVADNDGVNGAKVTRSEIKTFKQPTKKETAEQVNASNQALKQKVQSAIRLANTIEKESKKIAESLIDKKQISFEDKKQIEALLDKQKQLDEAVKEIKEQNDKNIQQQEDQKQTEELLEKQKQIKDLFDNVLDEKTKELLQKLQNLMNEKNKDQTKNELSKMQLDNKTLKNELDRILELYKQLEFEQNLQTDINRLNELAKEQKELAEQTKDKKQDNESLKQKQDALNKEMKDLKDDLKKLEEKNKSLERPNPFENPEKDVQDIQKEQQESKDAIDKKDSKNASQKQQKAADQMEKLSKKMSDMQQQGEEMENNLNAKELRRLLENLLTTSFDQEKVMLALKKMNATDPSYTSNVQKQRSIKDNLKTIADSLYSLNKRVPQIESTVNEEMNKINFNLDKSLENLGDRRTSEANRFQQFTMTSINNLTLMLSEALSQLQNMQKNGKGGSGKKQKQGMKQLSQMQDQLNKSMQKAKEQMQKSGGNQGTVGKGQMSQEFGKMAQQQQMIRQALEKINREENKDGTGKMGNLNEAIKEMKQTESDLVNKRLQQETLNRQKDLLTKLLEAEKAERDQEEDSKRESKAAKEFPPSYQKMVDQFKKQQQNGHSMLQKMPPSLNYYYKNKITEYLKSLNISQ encoded by the coding sequence ATGGTGAGCAATAACTACAACGAATTATTACGGAAGATCGATGAGTTTATCCGAAAATTTTACCTTAATAAAATTTTGCGTGGCAGCATTTATGCAGCTGCTATACTTCTCGCCCTATATTTAATTGTTTTTTTAAGCCTGTATTACCTCAATCCAACCGCAGGTTTTAAAACCTTTGTATTTTTTACTTACCTGCTCATCGGCTTATTACTGGTAGGTTTTCTCATCATAAAGCCATTGCTTGCTATGTTAAAACTAGGTAAACGCCTTACTTTTGACGAAGCATCGGTTATCATCGGAAACCACTTTTCCGATATTAAAGACAAATTGCTCAACACCCTGCAGCTTCACCGCCTATCAGAAAACCAGCCCAACAATAATCACCTCATTATAGCCAGTATCGATCAAAAAATATTGGAACTTAAACCCGTTCCTTTTTATACTGCGGTAAGCATTAATGACAATAAAAAGTATCTAAAATATCTTTTTATCCCACTTTCTATCATTTTATTCATCGCCATTATCGCTCCTGCAATTTTACGTGAGGGCACCAACAGTTTTTTTAAATACGATGAATATATTGCACCAAAGGCACCATTCAGTTTTGCAGTTTTAAATAAAAATTTAACCGTAACACAAGGTGATGATATAACGATAAACCTAAAACTATCTGGTGATGAACTTCCTGCTGAAATTTATGTAGAAGACGGAAAAAATACTTACAAACTGCAAAAAGAGAACATCAGCAAATTTAATTACAGTATAAAAAACATTCAAAGCGATAAAAAACTGGTTTTTAAAGGTGGTGGCTTCAGTTCTTCTGGATTTACCCTTACTGTTAAACCCCGTCCTGAACTGTTGAATGCAACAGCAACATTAAATTTTCCTGCTTACCTTGGCAAAAAAACTGAACAGGTAGCCAATGTGGGCGATATGCTCCTACCAGAAGGTACCAGGGTTACCTGGAACTTTAAAACCGGACAAAGCAGTTCAATTTTGTTTATCCTGAATGGTATCGAAAACAATTTAAAAGTGGAGGATAACGAATCTGCTTTTAATGCCACCATCAAAAACAATTCTAAATATAGCATCACTCCTAAAAATCAATACGTTACGCTTCGGGATTCTCTATCGCATCAAATCACGGTGGTTAAAGATCAGGCTCCAGGCATTACTGTAGAAGGAAAGCCAGATTCGGTAAGCAACAAAGCCCTGTATTTTAGTGGTCAGGTTACAGATGATTATGGTTTTAGCCGTTTAAGCTTTAAATACAACATCAAAGAAAACAACCGGATTGTTGGTTCATTTAATAAAAATATCGCCATCAAAAGTAATGTCACAGAGAATACTTTCTTCTATTTCTGGGATTTAAAAACGGCTTCAGCCAAACCTGGTCAGGAGATCGAGTATTACTTTGAAGTAGCCGATAATGATGGGGTTAACGGAGCAAAAGTTACCCGGTCGGAAATTAAAACCTTTAAACAGCCTACCAAAAAAGAAACTGCCGAACAGGTAAACGCAAGTAATCAGGCCTTAAAACAGAAGGTACAGTCGGCTATCCGTTTGGCCAATACCATTGAAAAAGAAAGTAAAAAGATAGCTGAAAGCCTGATTGATAAAAAACAGATCTCTTTCGAAGATAAAAAGCAGATTGAAGCCCTTTTAGATAAACAAAAACAGCTTGATGAAGCCGTAAAGGAAATTAAAGAGCAGAATGATAAAAATATCCAGCAGCAGGAAGATCAAAAACAAACCGAGGAACTTTTAGAAAAACAGAAGCAGATCAAAGACCTATTTGATAATGTGCTGGATGAAAAAACCAAAGAGCTTTTGCAAAAGCTGCAGAACCTGATGAATGAGAAAAATAAAGATCAGACAAAGAATGAGCTTTCCAAAATGCAATTGGATAATAAAACCCTTAAAAATGAACTCGACAGGATTTTAGAACTCTATAAACAGCTAGAATTTGAACAAAACCTTCAAACCGATATCAATCGGTTAAATGAGCTTGCCAAAGAACAAAAAGAGCTTGCAGAACAAACAAAAGATAAAAAACAGGATAACGAGTCTTTAAAGCAAAAACAGGATGCGCTTAACAAAGAGATGAAAGACCTGAAAGATGATCTTAAAAAACTGGAAGAAAAAAATAAGTCATTAGAAAGACCAAACCCTTTCGAAAATCCTGAAAAAGATGTTCAGGATATACAAAAAGAACAACAGGAAAGTAAAGATGCCATAGATAAAAAAGATTCTAAAAATGCGAGCCAAAAACAGCAAAAGGCCGCAGATCAGATGGAAAAGTTATCTAAGAAAATGAGCGACATGCAACAACAGGGTGAAGAAATGGAAAACAACCTGAATGCCAAAGAGTTGCGACGATTATTAGAAAATCTATTGACAACCTCATTTGATCAGGAAAAAGTAATGCTGGCATTAAAAAAAATGAACGCTACCGATCCATCATACACCAGTAACGTTCAAAAACAACGCAGCATTAAAGATAACCTTAAAACCATTGCCGATAGCTTATACAGCCTAAATAAACGTGTTCCGCAGATAGAATCAACAGTTAACGAGGAGATGAACAAGATTAACTTCAACCTGGATAAAAGTTTGGAAAATTTGGGTGATAGAAGAACATCTGAGGCTAATCGCTTCCAACAATTTACTATGACTTCTATCAATAACCTCACCCTGATGTTAAGCGAAGCCTTAAGTCAGCTGCAAAACATGCAGAAAAATGGTAAAGGTGGTAGTGGAAAAAAACAAAAGCAGGGTATGAAACAGCTTTCACAGATGCAGGACCAGCTGAATAAAAGTATGCAGAAAGCAAAGGAGCAAATGCAAAAATCGGGAGGTAATCAAGGTACAGTTGGTAAAGGACAAATGAGCCAGGAATTTGGTAAAATGGCACAACAACAGCAAATGATCCGCCAGGCATTGGAAAAAATCAACCGTGAAGAAAATAAAGATGGAACCGGTAAGATGGGTAACTTAAATGAGGCCATTAAAGAAATGAAACAGACGGAGAGCGATCTGGTGAACAAGCGCTTACAACAGGAAACTTTAAACAGGCAGAAAGATTTGTTAACCAAACTGTTAGAAGCAGAAAAAGCAGAACGCGATCAGGAAGAAGATTCAAAACGCGAAAGTAAAGCCGCAAAGGAGTTTCCTCCATCCTATCAAAAAATGGTCGATCAGTTTAAAAAACAGCAACAAAACGGTCATAGCATGTTGCAGAAAATGCCACCTAGTTTAAATTATTATTACAAAAATAAAATTACTGAGTATTTGAAATCGTTGAATATAAGCCAATAA
- the ybeY gene encoding rRNA maturation RNase YbeY, with product MPAISFFTESVSYNLPQKLKIKKWIKATIEKEGFKLQELNFIFCSDEYLLGINQQYLNHDTYTDIITFDNSEEEKQIVSDIFISIERVKENAKTFKTSEFDEVCRIMIHGTLHLLGYKDKGKAAKTLMTRKEDEHLGYRTEFGLV from the coding sequence ATGCCTGCAATATCATTTTTTACAGAATCAGTTAGCTATAATCTTCCTCAAAAACTAAAGATCAAAAAGTGGATTAAAGCTACAATTGAAAAAGAAGGCTTTAAATTGCAGGAACTAAATTTCATTTTTTGTAGCGATGAATATCTTTTAGGCATCAACCAACAATATTTAAACCATGATACCTATACCGATATTATTACTTTTGATAATTCTGAAGAAGAAAAACAGATTGTAAGCGATATTTTCATCAGCATAGAACGTGTTAAAGAAAATGCTAAAACCTTTAAAACTTCAGAATTTGATGAGGTTTGCAGGATCATGATCCACGGAACCCTACATCTATTAGGATACAAAGACAAAGGAAAAGCCGCCAAAACCCTGATGACTCGAAAAGAAGATGAACATTTAGGATATAGAACTGAATTTGGATTAGTTTAG
- a CDS encoding glycerophosphodiester phosphodiesterase family protein — translation MKRVLISALMLFFFTASFAQKFNWNKNPVIAHRGAWKKNNFPQNSIASLNEAVKLGCYGSEFDVWMTADGVLVINHDPEFQGLTIEKVNYNELLTKTMSNGEKIPTLEAYLLEGKKQKSTKLILEIKPSLISKERGIDVTNRSVEMVQKLKVTDWVEYISFDYDYCKRVLALLPKAKVAYLRGEISAEQMKVDKLTGVDYHYSVYQKDNWIENAQKLGLTVNAWTVNAAPEMQWLLAHKVDYITTNEPELLFEEIKKTPVTQGWKLKWADEFDDAGLPLSKNWSYDVGGKGWGNNELQYYTDADSANAVVKKGNLNIIAIKADKEANHYTSARLVTKNKFDFKYGRVEVCAMLPKGRGLWPAIWALPTDSKYGNWPKSGEIDIMEHVGYDPDSVHGTVHTEKFNHVIKTQVGKALKVNNPYTEYHVYAIEWFADRIDFFIDDQKYLTFNNTKKGSGDWPFDQNFHVILNVAVGGGWGGKKGVDDAIFPATMKVDYVRVFQK, via the coding sequence ATGAAACGAGTACTTATTTCTGCACTGATGTTGTTCTTTTTTACTGCTTCTTTTGCCCAAAAATTTAACTGGAATAAAAACCCGGTAATTGCACACCGTGGCGCCTGGAAGAAAAATAATTTTCCTCAAAATTCCATTGCTTCTTTAAACGAAGCCGTAAAACTGGGCTGTTATGGCTCAGAATTCGATGTATGGATGACGGCTGACGGTGTTTTGGTCATAAACCACGATCCGGAATTTCAAGGTTTAACCATCGAAAAAGTCAATTATAATGAACTATTGACCAAAACCATGAGCAATGGTGAAAAAATCCCAACACTTGAAGCTTATCTATTAGAAGGCAAAAAGCAGAAAAGCACCAAACTGATTTTGGAGATCAAACCATCGCTCATCAGCAAAGAGCGCGGTATTGATGTCACCAATAGATCTGTAGAAATGGTGCAGAAGTTAAAAGTTACCGATTGGGTTGAATACATCAGTTTTGATTACGATTACTGCAAACGCGTTTTAGCTTTGCTACCAAAAGCAAAAGTGGCGTATTTAAGGGGCGAAATCAGTGCTGAGCAGATGAAAGTCGATAAATTAACAGGTGTTGATTATCATTATAGCGTTTACCAAAAAGATAACTGGATCGAAAATGCACAAAAACTGGGTTTAACCGTGAATGCATGGACTGTAAATGCAGCACCCGAGATGCAGTGGCTTTTAGCCCATAAGGTAGATTACATTACAACTAATGAGCCTGAACTGCTTTTCGAAGAGATTAAAAAAACTCCGGTTACTCAGGGCTGGAAACTAAAATGGGCAGATGAATTTGATGATGCCGGATTGCCTTTAAGCAAAAACTGGAGTTATGATGTTGGCGGAAAAGGCTGGGGAAATAACGAACTTCAATATTATACTGATGCCGATAGCGCAAATGCGGTTGTTAAAAAAGGAAACCTGAATATTATTGCAATAAAGGCAGATAAAGAGGCCAACCATTATACCTCGGCCAGGTTGGTCACCAAAAACAAATTCGATTTTAAATATGGCAGGGTAGAAGTATGTGCCATGTTACCAAAAGGAAGGGGTTTGTGGCCTGCAATATGGGCTTTGCCAACCGATTCGAAATATGGTAATTGGCCAAAAAGCGGGGAAATTGATATTATGGAACATGTAGGCTACGATCCTGATAGCGTGCATGGAACGGTACATACCGAAAAATTTAACCACGTTATCAAAACGCAGGTAGGTAAAGCTTTAAAAGTAAATAATCCTTATACCGAATACCATGTTTATGCCATAGAATGGTTTGCCGATCGCATCGACTTCTTTATCGACGATCAAAAATACCTCACTTTTAACAATACCAAAAAGGGATCAGGCGATTGGCCGTTTGATCAGAATTTCCACGTGATTTTAAATGTAGCTGTGGGTGGCGGCTGGGGCGGAAAAAAAGGAGTGGATGATGCTATTTTTCCGGCAACCATGAAAGTGGATTATGTGAGGGTGTTTCAGAAGTGA